The genomic window ACGTAGAAGCAGGTCACCGACTCGGCAAGGCCGCTGCTCAACAGATTATCCGCAGTCCCCAGTGGTCAAAATTTAAATTATCAGTGCAGCAGGAAGTCAAAAGAGCTCTAAATCCGCCACCTGCAGGCCTACCATTAATTAACTACTAAGCTGATTGAATCAACAAGCTTAGGCGGTGATTGCAATCCAGAGCCTTGTGAAATTTCTTTTTTGATTCAACCTAAGCTATTAGAATATATTGGCCCAATAAATATCATCTGATTTTGCTGCACATGCTGTAAATCCTAGCTGAAATGATTAGCCATAAGCAAGCGCCTAGAAGCATATCTTTCAAAACTCCTGCCCTAAAGTCGTAGCAAATATCGTTGAATGAACTCAATAAGAAAACTAATACGGCAAGCTCATACAATTACTTGATATCTCAACACTCAAGCTCTTAGTTAAGACGTCTCCCTGCAATTAAAAACTCAGCCCAAGGCTTGCTGCAGATCAACCTTTGCCGCTTCCAATGCTCCATCCAAAGCCGCGCCATCGCGTCCGCCCGCCTGAGCCAGATTGGGGCGACCGCCGCCGCCGCCGCCGCAACGCTTAGCGATCGAGCCAATGAACTTACCCGCTTGCTGACCCTGAGCGATCAACTGCTTGCCAAAGGCCGCTACCAAAATCACCTTGCCTTCGTCGCTCGGATCAGGCAAACCTCCCAACACAACAGCAGCACCATCCCCCAATTGATCCAATAAACCCTGAGCTGCGTTTTGTAAGCCCGCACCCTCCACACCATCAAGACGGGCCACCAACAACTGGTACTCACCAACAGCTACTGCCTGGGTTGCCAAGGCCGCTGACTTCGCGACCGCTAATTCAGCCCGTGCTGCAGTCAACGCTTTTTGGCTGCTCTTTAGCTCCTCCTGCAGCGATGTCACCCGTTCGACGATTTCGCTGGGCTGCACCTTCAAGCGCTCCAAAAGTTTCTTCACCACCTCATCGCGCTCATTGAGATACGCCAGCACCGCCGGACCAGCCACCGCCTCAATCCGCCGAATTCCTGCAGCAACACTGCTCTCAGCAACGATCTTGAACAAGCCAATCTCAGCTGTATTGGCCACATGGGTTCCGCCGCAAAGTTCCATCGACACACCTGGCACATCCACCACGCGCACCACATCGGCGTACTTCTCTCCGAACATCGCTACAGCGCCGGCAGCCTTGGCCTCTTGGATCGACATCTCCTCAACAATCAGATCATGGGATTCCATGATCCAACCGTTAATCAAAGCCTCAATCTGCTCAAGTTCCTTGGCCGTAACAGCTCGCGCACAGTGGAAGTCGAAGCGCAAGCGATCGAAGTCCACCAGAGAACCTGCCTGACCGATCCCCGAATCAACGACCTGCTTGAGCGCCGCCTGCAAGAGGTGAGTTGCAGTGTGATTGGCCTGGGCACGGCGCCGACAGGCTCGATCAACCTGAGCGTTAACCAGGTCGCCCAGAGCCAACGTGCCGCGCTCAATACGACCAAAATGCACAAATACGTTTCGATGACGACTCACATCGTCAACAGTCACGATCACACCATTGCCGCCGGAGCCTTCACCCGAAAGCACACCGTGATCACCCACCTGGCCGCCACTTTCACCGTAGAAGGGCGTGGTATCGAGCACGATCTGCACACTGTCACCAGCGCTGGCTCGTTCGGCCGACTCCCCATTCACGACTAGGGCCAAGACACAGCAAGGCTGCTCCAAGACCTCATAACCCTGGAAGCGAGTGGCCTCCAACTCAGCTGCCATTTGCTCGATAGCCCCTTGCAGCGTGAGATCAATGCTCACTGCAGCGGCCTTGGCCCGCTGACGTTGCTGATCCATCGCTTGCTCAAATCCTTGGAGATCCACAGTCAAACCATGCTCTTCAGCAATCTCCTGGGTGAGTTCCAAAGGAAAGCCATAGGTGTCGTACAACTCAAAGGCCTGGCCCCCTGAAATCATCTGGGGATTAGCAACCAACACATCAGCCAGCACCTTCTCACCACGCTCCAACGTTTCCAAGAAGCGGGCCTCCTCGCGATTGAGTTCCGCCAAAATCAGCTTTCGGCGCTCCTCAAGCTGGGGGTAAGCCTCCACCATTAAGGCAATCGCCGCTTCCCCCATGGCCTGCAAGAAAGGCTTCTCGATCCCGACCAGTCGCCCATGACGCACCACCCTGCGAAGCAAACGCCGCATGATGTAGCCGCGACCAAGGTTGCTAGCAGTAACCCCATCACAGATCAAATGCGTAATCGCGCGGCAGTGATCGCCGATCACCTTGAAGCTGGTCTTCCCCTTCTCATCAAGCTTTTGATAATCGAGACCCGCGAGCCCAGCAGCCGTCTCGATCAATGGGTAAATAATGTCAGTTTCATAGTTATTAGGGACGCCCTGCAAAATCTGAGCCATCCGCTCCAAGCCCATGCCGGTATCAATATTGCGGTTCGCGAGTGGGGTGAGATTGCCCTCCCCATCTCGGTTGTATTGCATAAAAACCAGGTTGTAGAACTCAACAAAACGACCGTCGTCTTCCAGATCAATGTCGTCGTTGCCCAGATCCGGCTTGAAGTCGTAATAGATCTCCGAACAAGGTCCACAGGGGCCAGTCGGCCCTGAAGCCCAAAAATTATCAGCCTCATCCATACGCATGATGCGCTTGGGATTCACCCCCACCACATCTCGCCAGATGGTCTCAGCCTCATCGTCCTCACGAAAGACGCTCACCACCAAATTCTTCGGATCAAGTCCAAACACCTCTGTCGTGAGCTCCCAGGCCCACTCAATCGCTTGTTGCTTGAAGTAATCGCCAAAAGAGAAGTTGCCAAGCATCTCAAAAAACGTGTGATGCCGCGCTGTGCGACCCACGTTCTCGATGTCATTCGTGCGAATACATTTCTGGCTACTGGTGGCCCGCGGCGCAGGGCGTTCAGCCTGACCCATGAAAACGGGCTTAAACGGCAGCATGCCAGCAATGGTTAGTAGCACCGTGGGATCTTCAGGAACCAACGAAGCACTAGGAATCACCTGATGCGCACGCTCAGCAAAAAATGTCAGAAAAGCAGTGCGGATCTCTGACCCAGTGCGAGGTCGCGAATCACCAGAACGCAATGATCTTGCAACGGCCATGAAGAATTCGGACGTGGAACAAGGATCCACCAGCCATGATCGCCTTTGGACCTCCCTATGACGTTGCCCGCCACCGCAACCAACCCAATGGTTAGGGCCCAGATTTATTTGCATTCGCTTGGGCAATGCCAACTTCAGGCATGCATGCAGCCCTGTTAAACCTGGCCTTCAAACTGGCAATGGACTTGCGCTCCTAAGGCTTGGGCTTGCTCTATGGCAGCTTTAGCTTGCGCAATCCACAGCCGCACCCCCTCGAAAGCAGCTGGCCATAGCTAGGGGACCGGCACCCTGGCATGATTGGTTGTGGAACTCCTGCGTGGATGGTTGCCGTTGATCGGCAGTGCACTCCTGCTCCAAGAAACCCAACACATACTTTTTGCGTCGCGGCCATGAGCCTGCTGCACGCCACCTGGCTTCCAGCCATCCGTACTCCGACCAGCTCCGGTCGCCCTGCGCTCCTTGTGTGGGCAGATACCTGGCGAGTCGCTACCCCAGCAGGACCAGCAGCAACTCCCGCACTCCACCCCTTCACCCTCAGCCCAGACGATCTACGTGCCTGGCTCATTGAGCGCGATCTACTGCCTGATGAAATCATCGACGCCACAGCATGTCTGACCCTGCCTAGCCGAACAGTCAAACCGCGCAACAAAACCAAGAACGTATCCACTGAATCCGACGAAGCCAAAGACAACAAAACAAGTTGGACAGGACTGCCCTTACAAGCAGGCGAACCCATTCCCAAACAAACAGAATGGTGGCCCTGGCAGGTGCAAGGCCTGGCAGTGGAACCTGCTGCCGC from Prochlorococcus marinus str. MIT 9313 includes these protein-coding regions:
- the alaS gene encoding alanine--tRNA ligase; its protein translation is MAVARSLRSGDSRPRTGSEIRTAFLTFFAERAHQVIPSASLVPEDPTVLLTIAGMLPFKPVFMGQAERPAPRATSSQKCIRTNDIENVGRTARHHTFFEMLGNFSFGDYFKQQAIEWAWELTTEVFGLDPKNLVVSVFREDDEAETIWRDVVGVNPKRIMRMDEADNFWASGPTGPCGPCSEIYYDFKPDLGNDDIDLEDDGRFVEFYNLVFMQYNRDGEGNLTPLANRNIDTGMGLERMAQILQGVPNNYETDIIYPLIETAAGLAGLDYQKLDEKGKTSFKVIGDHCRAITHLICDGVTASNLGRGYIMRRLLRRVVRHGRLVGIEKPFLQAMGEAAIALMVEAYPQLEERRKLILAELNREEARFLETLERGEKVLADVLVANPQMISGGQAFELYDTYGFPLELTQEIAEEHGLTVDLQGFEQAMDQQRQRAKAAAVSIDLTLQGAIEQMAAELEATRFQGYEVLEQPCCVLALVVNGESAERASAGDSVQIVLDTTPFYGESGGQVGDHGVLSGEGSGGNGVIVTVDDVSRHRNVFVHFGRIERGTLALGDLVNAQVDRACRRRAQANHTATHLLQAALKQVVDSGIGQAGSLVDFDRLRFDFHCARAVTAKELEQIEALINGWIMESHDLIVEEMSIQEAKAAGAVAMFGEKYADVVRVVDVPGVSMELCGGTHVANTAEIGLFKIVAESSVAAGIRRIEAVAGPAVLAYLNERDEVVKKLLERLKVQPSEIVERVTSLQEELKSSQKALTAARAELAVAKSAALATQAVAVGEYQLLVARLDGVEGAGLQNAAQGLLDQLGDGAAVVLGGLPDPSDEGKVILVAAFGKQLIAQGQQAGKFIGSIAKRCGGGGGGRPNLAQAGGRDGAALDGALEAAKVDLQQALG